The following are from one region of the Carassius auratus strain Wakin chromosome 13, ASM336829v1, whole genome shotgun sequence genome:
- the abcg8 gene encoding ATP-binding cassette sub-family G member 8 isoform X2, which produces MSDQSGFHSEDSFGSTSDKQNRGQDILFSSPEEDSSLYFTYSGGRNEVEVRNLNYEVDMAAQIPWYERLSELKMPWEMHGNKQTVIKDLNLCVHSGQMLAVIGSSGCGKTSLLDIITCRDEGGTINSGEILINGKPSTRSLVKKCIAHVRQDDRLLPHLTVRETLAFVAKLRLPAHFSQQQRDQRVDDVIAELRLRQCAHTRVGNDYVRGVSGGERRRVSIAVQLLWNPGILILDEPTSGLDSFTAHNLVITLYRLARGNRLVLLSVHQPRSDIFQLFDLVVLLSSGSAVYCGQAKDMVSYFTSLGYPCPRYCNPSDYYVDLISIDRRSPEKEAQCLEKAKMLASQFVEKVKNTEDFMWKSEDRGSLELDAPQSVPPISKKESVITVSKQKDHLPGKLQQFTILIKRQVFNDYRDLVMLVVHGLEALLMSLLVGFLYFGAGDEGLSIQDTVALLYMIGALTPFAVVLDVIAKCHSERAMLYHELEDGMYSVTSYFFAKVLGELPEHCAFTLVYGVPIYWLAGLNIAPERFLLNFLLVWLTVYCSRCMALFVAAALPTLQTSSFMGNALFTVFYLTAGFVISLENMWLVASWFSYISFMRWGFEGMLQVQFRGTRIPITIGNLTVEFDGIKVVEMMKMNQYPLYSCYLVLLAVVFVFILLYYLSLKFIKQKSSQDW; this is translated from the exons ATGTCAGACCAGAGTGGTTTCCATTCAGAAGACAGCTTTGGCTCTACAAGTGACAAACAGAACAGG GGTCAAGACATTCTTTTCTCATCTCCAGAGGAGGACAGCAGTCTGTATTTTACTTACAGTGGAGGTCGCAATGAAGTGGAAGTCCGCAATCTCAACTATGAG GTGGATATGGCAGCACAGATACCCTGGTACGAGAGGCTGTCCGAGCTTAAGATGCCCTGGGAGATGCACGGCAACAAGCAAACGGTCATTAAGGACCTGAACCTATGTGTGCACAGTGGCCAGATGCTTGCTGTCATCGGCAGCTCAG GCTGTGGGAAGACCTCCTTACTGGACATCATAACATGTCGGGATGAGGGTGGCACCATAAATTCAGGAGAGATTCTGATCAACGGGAAACCATCCACACGTTCCCTGGTGAAGAAATGTATCGCTCACGTGCGGCAGGATGACCGTCTGTTACCGCACCTCACGGTACGAGAGACGCTGGCTTTTGTGGCCAAACTACGGCTGCCTGCGCACTTCAGCCAGCAACAGAGAGATCAGAGG GTGGACGATGTCATCGCGGAGCTGCGTCTGAGGCAATGCGCACACACACGCGTCGGGAACGACTACGTCAGGGGGGTGTCCGGTGGTGAGAGGAGGAGGGTCAGCATCGCTGTTCAGCTGCTCTGGAACCCAG GTATTCTCATCCTAGATGAGCCTACTTCAGGTCTGGACAGCTTCACAGCCCATAATTTGGTCATTACATTGTACCGTTTGGCTCGAGGGAACCGCCTGGTGTTATTGTCAGTCCATCAGCCTCGTTCAGATATCTTTCAGCTCTTTGACCTGGTAGTGCTCTTGTCTTCTGGTTCAGCCGTGTACTGCGGTCAGGCCAAAGACATGGTATCTTACTTTACTTCTCTTGGGTACCCATGTCCACGATACTGTAACCCCTCCGACTACTACG TGGACTTGATAAGCATTGATCGGCGTAGTCCTGAAAAAGAAGCACAATGTTTGGAGAAAGCCAAGATGTTAGCATCCCAGTTTGTAGAGAAGGTGAAGAACACAGAGGATTTCATGTGGAAATCAGAAGATCGCGGTTCTCTGGAACTGGATGCCCCTCAAag TGTTCCTCCCATCTCGAAGAAGGAATCAGTGATCACGGTTTCCAAACAGAAGGATCACCTGCCAGGGAAACTGCAGCAGTTCACGATCCTAATCAA ACGGCAGGTATTTAATGACTACCGGGACCTGGTGATGTTGGTGGTTCATGGTTTGGAAGCCTTGCTAATGTCACTTCTCGTCGGTTTCCTTTATTTTGGAGCTGGGGATGAGGGTCTTTCCATCCAAGATACGGTGGCTTTGCTCTACATGATAGGAGCTCTGACACCCTTTGCTGTGGTGCTGGACGTCATTGCAAAGT GTCATTCAGAGAGAGCCATGCTTTATCATGAACTGGAAGATGGCATGTACTCAGTCACCTCATACTTTTTTGCCAAG GTCCTTGGTGAGCTGCCAGAGCACTGTGCCTTTACGCTGGTATACGGTGTGCCCATCTACTGGTTGGCTGGGCTCAACATTGCTCCCGAACGCTTCCTGCTCAACTTCCTCTTGGTGTGGCTGACGGTGTATTGTAGTCGCTGCATGGCCCTATTTGTGGCCGCAGCCTTGCCAACATTGCAGACTTCATCTTTCATGGGCAACGCACTCTTCACAGTCTTCTACCTGACTGCTGGCTTTGTCATAAGTCTGGAAAACATGTGGCTGG TGGCGTCTTGGTTTTCCTACATATCTTTCATGCGCTGGGGTTTTGAGGGAATGCTGCAGGTTCAGTTTCGTGGGACCAGAATCCCAATCACTATTGGAAACCTCACTGTAGAATTCGATGGGATTAAG GTTGtggagatgatgaagatgaaccAGTATCCACTGTATTCCTGCTACCTGGTGCttcttgctgttgtttttgttttcatcctgCTCTATTATCTGTCACTCAAATTCATCAAACAGAAGTCCAGTCAGGATTGGTGA
- the abcg8 gene encoding ATP-binding cassette sub-family G member 8 isoform X1 — translation MSDQSGFHSEDSFGSTSDKQNRGQDILFSSPEEDSSLYFTYSGGRNEVEVRNLNYEVDMAAQIPWYERLSELKMPWEMHGNKQTVIKDLNLCVHSGQMLAVIGSSGCGKTSLLDIITCRDEGGTINSGEILINGKPSTRSLVKKCIAHVRQDDRLLPHLTVRETLAFVAKLRLPAHFSQQQRDQRVDDVIAELRLRQCAHTRVGNDYVRGVSGGERRRVSIAVQLLWNPGILILDEPTSGLDSFTAHNLVITLYRLARGNRLVLLSVHQPRSDIFQLFDLVVLLSSGSAVYCGQAKDMVSYFTSLGYPCPRYCNPSDYYVDLISIDRRSPEKEAQCLEKAKMLASQFVEKVKNTEDFMWKSEDRGSLELDAPQSSVPPISKKESVITVSKQKDHLPGKLQQFTILIKRQVFNDYRDLVMLVVHGLEALLMSLLVGFLYFGAGDEGLSIQDTVALLYMIGALTPFAVVLDVIAKCHSERAMLYHELEDGMYSVTSYFFAKVLGELPEHCAFTLVYGVPIYWLAGLNIAPERFLLNFLLVWLTVYCSRCMALFVAAALPTLQTSSFMGNALFTVFYLTAGFVISLENMWLVASWFSYISFMRWGFEGMLQVQFRGTRIPITIGNLTVEFDGIKVVEMMKMNQYPLYSCYLVLLAVVFVFILLYYLSLKFIKQKSSQDW, via the exons ATGTCAGACCAGAGTGGTTTCCATTCAGAAGACAGCTTTGGCTCTACAAGTGACAAACAGAACAGG GGTCAAGACATTCTTTTCTCATCTCCAGAGGAGGACAGCAGTCTGTATTTTACTTACAGTGGAGGTCGCAATGAAGTGGAAGTCCGCAATCTCAACTATGAG GTGGATATGGCAGCACAGATACCCTGGTACGAGAGGCTGTCCGAGCTTAAGATGCCCTGGGAGATGCACGGCAACAAGCAAACGGTCATTAAGGACCTGAACCTATGTGTGCACAGTGGCCAGATGCTTGCTGTCATCGGCAGCTCAG GCTGTGGGAAGACCTCCTTACTGGACATCATAACATGTCGGGATGAGGGTGGCACCATAAATTCAGGAGAGATTCTGATCAACGGGAAACCATCCACACGTTCCCTGGTGAAGAAATGTATCGCTCACGTGCGGCAGGATGACCGTCTGTTACCGCACCTCACGGTACGAGAGACGCTGGCTTTTGTGGCCAAACTACGGCTGCCTGCGCACTTCAGCCAGCAACAGAGAGATCAGAGG GTGGACGATGTCATCGCGGAGCTGCGTCTGAGGCAATGCGCACACACACGCGTCGGGAACGACTACGTCAGGGGGGTGTCCGGTGGTGAGAGGAGGAGGGTCAGCATCGCTGTTCAGCTGCTCTGGAACCCAG GTATTCTCATCCTAGATGAGCCTACTTCAGGTCTGGACAGCTTCACAGCCCATAATTTGGTCATTACATTGTACCGTTTGGCTCGAGGGAACCGCCTGGTGTTATTGTCAGTCCATCAGCCTCGTTCAGATATCTTTCAGCTCTTTGACCTGGTAGTGCTCTTGTCTTCTGGTTCAGCCGTGTACTGCGGTCAGGCCAAAGACATGGTATCTTACTTTACTTCTCTTGGGTACCCATGTCCACGATACTGTAACCCCTCCGACTACTACG TGGACTTGATAAGCATTGATCGGCGTAGTCCTGAAAAAGAAGCACAATGTTTGGAGAAAGCCAAGATGTTAGCATCCCAGTTTGTAGAGAAGGTGAAGAACACAGAGGATTTCATGTGGAAATCAGAAGATCGCGGTTCTCTGGAACTGGATGCCCCTCAAag CAGTGTTCCTCCCATCTCGAAGAAGGAATCAGTGATCACGGTTTCCAAACAGAAGGATCACCTGCCAGGGAAACTGCAGCAGTTCACGATCCTAATCAA ACGGCAGGTATTTAATGACTACCGGGACCTGGTGATGTTGGTGGTTCATGGTTTGGAAGCCTTGCTAATGTCACTTCTCGTCGGTTTCCTTTATTTTGGAGCTGGGGATGAGGGTCTTTCCATCCAAGATACGGTGGCTTTGCTCTACATGATAGGAGCTCTGACACCCTTTGCTGTGGTGCTGGACGTCATTGCAAAGT GTCATTCAGAGAGAGCCATGCTTTATCATGAACTGGAAGATGGCATGTACTCAGTCACCTCATACTTTTTTGCCAAG GTCCTTGGTGAGCTGCCAGAGCACTGTGCCTTTACGCTGGTATACGGTGTGCCCATCTACTGGTTGGCTGGGCTCAACATTGCTCCCGAACGCTTCCTGCTCAACTTCCTCTTGGTGTGGCTGACGGTGTATTGTAGTCGCTGCATGGCCCTATTTGTGGCCGCAGCCTTGCCAACATTGCAGACTTCATCTTTCATGGGCAACGCACTCTTCACAGTCTTCTACCTGACTGCTGGCTTTGTCATAAGTCTGGAAAACATGTGGCTGG TGGCGTCTTGGTTTTCCTACATATCTTTCATGCGCTGGGGTTTTGAGGGAATGCTGCAGGTTCAGTTTCGTGGGACCAGAATCCCAATCACTATTGGAAACCTCACTGTAGAATTCGATGGGATTAAG GTTGtggagatgatgaagatgaaccAGTATCCACTGTATTCCTGCTACCTGGTGCttcttgctgttgtttttgttttcatcctgCTCTATTATCTGTCACTCAAATTCATCAAACAGAAGTCCAGTCAGGATTGGTGA